In one window of Roseofilum reptotaenium CS-1145 DNA:
- a CDS encoding type IV pilus twitching motility protein PilT has translation MTVSDTDKGQNLTKKPLPPPSHPAQISKPFQPGNLIKKIVKHAHANKASDVHIRVGQVTRFRVRGKMIKLKEQNAVTPELFEQYLADILTPEQRQQFAQDKELDTAIFYEGLVRCRVNCFDSLTGGAMVLRLISLEIPTIEQLGLPEVLQNIICSQQGLILVTGPTGSGKSTTLAAMIDFLNKSEHKHIVTIEDPIEYVHPSHKCLLSQREVGLHTHDFHQALRSVLREDPDVILIGEMRDRVTVNTALQAAQTGHLVLGTLHTRNAINAINRLLNLYNAEEQPSVRIQVADCLVGVVAQLLLPTTDGRRTAAHEILVNTPAMQDYLLKGAEEEAFQLMQTGEMEGMCVMNQSLYKLILDGRITIEEAQKISADAGELDRLMRTGGYDTHQSPRDWQ, from the coding sequence ATGACTGTTTCTGATACCGATAAAGGTCAAAATTTAACAAAAAAACCCTTGCCTCCACCTAGCCACCCAGCCCAAATCTCAAAACCCTTTCAACCCGGAAATTTAATTAAAAAAATTGTTAAACACGCCCACGCCAATAAAGCCTCAGATGTTCATATTCGGGTTGGGCAGGTGACTCGATTTCGAGTGCGGGGCAAAATGATAAAGTTAAAAGAGCAAAATGCGGTTACGCCAGAACTCTTTGAACAGTATTTGGCTGATATTCTTACCCCAGAGCAACGGCAACAATTTGCCCAAGATAAGGAATTAGATACCGCCATATTTTATGAAGGATTGGTGCGCTGTCGGGTCAATTGTTTTGATTCCCTAACTGGGGGAGCGATGGTGTTACGGTTGATTAGTCTGGAGATTCCCACCATCGAGCAATTGGGTTTACCGGAAGTGCTACAAAATATCATTTGTAGTCAACAAGGTCTCATTTTAGTCACTGGGCCAACGGGGTCAGGAAAATCAACTACATTGGCAGCAATGATTGATTTTCTTAATAAGAGCGAACATAAGCATATTGTCACCATTGAAGATCCCATTGAGTATGTGCATCCATCCCATAAGTGTTTACTCAGTCAACGGGAAGTGGGTTTGCATACCCATGATTTTCACCAAGCCTTGCGATCGGTTTTGCGGGAAGACCCGGATGTAATTTTAATTGGGGAAATGCGCGATCGCGTAACTGTAAATACGGCTTTGCAAGCCGCTCAAACCGGGCATTTGGTGTTAGGAACCCTCCATACTCGCAATGCGATTAATGCCATCAATCGTCTTTTAAACCTTTATAATGCTGAAGAACAGCCATCAGTTCGCATTCAGGTAGCAGATTGTCTGGTGGGGGTTGTAGCTCAATTACTACTTCCGACCACGGATGGAAGAAGAACAGCCGCCCATGAAATCTTGGTGAATACTCCAGCGATGCAAGATTATTTATTGAAAGGCGCTGAAGAGGAAGCGTTCCAATTAATGCAAACGGGCGAGATGGAGGGCATGTGTGTGATGAATCAATCCCTGTATAAACTGATTTTAGATGGCCGGATTACGATTGAGGAAGCACAAAAGATTTCTGCTGATGCGGGTGAGTTGGATCGGTTAATGAGGACTGGAGGTTATGATACTCATCAATCTCCACGGGATTGGCAATAG
- a CDS encoding bifunctional sterol desaturase/short chain dehydrogenase has translation MSWLSLGWGLLAIAAVECVRDGYHALAHVWKPLYRLHVWHHRVFRPDLTPVSTEIYQKAHWYNDVPESLVMVLSASLGLAIAVYFNDQLWGIGAAILYSATFLLTAIGRGSGVPGMEEWTDSTHRPGAFDAIPSQGMVNRSYHWRHHFDNQNAYFCGTFTLVDRIMGTALSLKGKTVAVTGASGSLGRSLLYNLHLQGAKPIALTSGEGDIEITIDSEAVAIPTISWQVGKEAELEAHLQKIDILILNHGINVHGDRTPEAIEQSYQVNAFSTWRLMEQFLKTIHTNRDMACKEVWVNTSEAEVSPAFSPLYELSKRTIGDLVTLRRLDAPCIVRKLILGPFKSNLNPIGVLSADWVAEQIIHQAKADSRNIIVTINPITFLAFPIKEWCNSLYFQFFSQKATSLDPETETEQQGV, from the coding sequence TTGAGCTGGCTGAGTTTAGGTTGGGGCTTACTGGCGATCGCCGCTGTGGAGTGTGTACGTGATGGTTATCATGCTTTAGCCCATGTTTGGAAGCCCCTCTATCGCTTGCATGTTTGGCATCATCGGGTGTTTCGCCCCGATTTGACTCCCGTTAGCACAGAGATTTATCAAAAAGCCCATTGGTACAATGATGTGCCGGAAAGTCTGGTGATGGTACTCTCTGCCAGTTTAGGGTTGGCTATAGCTGTGTATTTCAACGATCAACTGTGGGGCATAGGGGCGGCCATTCTTTATTCTGCTACGTTTTTATTAACGGCCATCGGTCGAGGATCGGGAGTTCCGGGAATGGAGGAGTGGACAGACTCAACTCACCGTCCAGGGGCATTTGATGCTATTCCTAGCCAGGGAATGGTCAATCGTAGTTATCATTGGCGACATCATTTTGATAATCAGAATGCTTATTTTTGTGGCACGTTTACATTGGTGGATCGGATTATGGGAACGGCTTTATCTTTAAAGGGCAAAACGGTAGCGGTAACGGGTGCTTCTGGATCGTTAGGGCGATCGCTGCTTTATAATCTACACTTACAGGGTGCAAAACCCATCGCTCTCACTTCTGGAGAGGGTGATATTGAGATTACCATTGACTCTGAAGCTGTAGCTATTCCGACCATTTCTTGGCAAGTGGGGAAAGAGGCGGAACTAGAGGCTCACCTGCAAAAGATTGATATTCTGATTCTCAACCATGGCATTAATGTGCATGGCGATCGCACTCCAGAGGCGATCGAACAGTCCTATCAGGTGAATGCTTTTTCCACATGGCGGTTGATGGAGCAATTCCTAAAAACCATTCACACTAACCGAGATATGGCTTGTAAAGAAGTTTGGGTCAATACGTCTGAAGCCGAAGTTTCACCTGCTTTCAGTCCCTTATATGAACTCTCTAAACGCACCATCGGCGATCTAGTTACCCTACGTCGTTTGGATGCCCCTTGTATTGTTCGTAAACTGATTTTAGGGCCGTTTAAGAGTAATCTGAATCCCATTGGAGTGTTATCTGCTGATTGGGTCGCCGAGCAAATTATTCATCAAGCGAAAGCCGATAGTCGCAATATTATTGTGACAATTAACCCGATCACGTTTTTAGCGTTTCCGATTAAAGAATGGTGCAATTCCTTATATTTTCAATTCTTTAGTCAAAAAGCTACCTCTCTCGATCCAGAGACTGAAACCGAACAACAAGGGGTCTAG
- a CDS encoding zinc-dependent alcohol dehydrogenase family protein, which translates to MKAIVMSAPGRPDVLQLQDVPEPKLEGERQLLVRLKAAGVNPIDTKLRKRGTFYPDRMPAILGCDGAGVVEAIGSGVQNFKVGDAVYFCNAGLGSHPGNYAQFATVDERFVAHKPTSLSFAEAAAAPLVLITAWEALYDRAHLQPGQTTLIHAGAGGVGHVAVQLAKLQGASVCTTIGSVEKADFVQSLGGDRAIFYKETDFVQETLNWTSGEGVDVAFDTVGGATFAQSFPAVRVYGDLVTILSPAADTNWKIARDRNLSISLELMLTPMVQGLVYAQQDQAKILQQCARLIDRGDLKIHLGTTFALKDAAAAHELLENGSMMGKIALLIEE; encoded by the coding sequence ATGAAAGCGATTGTAATGAGCGCTCCTGGGAGGCCAGATGTACTACAACTCCAGGATGTCCCGGAACCTAAACTCGAAGGGGAGCGCCAACTGCTGGTGCGCCTGAAAGCGGCTGGAGTTAACCCCATTGACACCAAACTGCGAAAACGAGGAACCTTTTACCCCGATCGAATGCCTGCCATTCTCGGTTGCGATGGGGCAGGAGTCGTAGAGGCGATCGGATCAGGGGTGCAAAACTTTAAGGTCGGTGATGCAGTCTATTTTTGCAACGCTGGACTCGGCAGCCATCCGGGAAACTACGCCCAATTTGCCACTGTGGATGAACGGTTTGTAGCCCACAAACCTACCTCCCTCAGCTTTGCAGAAGCCGCCGCCGCACCCTTAGTGCTAATTACTGCCTGGGAAGCTCTCTATGATCGCGCTCACCTGCAACCGGGCCAAACCACCCTCATCCATGCTGGTGCGGGTGGAGTCGGTCATGTGGCCGTGCAGCTCGCTAAATTGCAAGGTGCATCGGTTTGTACCACTATCGGCTCCGTAGAAAAAGCTGACTTTGTGCAAAGCCTAGGTGGAGATCGAGCCATCTTTTATAAAGAAACCGACTTTGTTCAGGAAACTCTCAACTGGACATCGGGAGAAGGAGTTGACGTAGCCTTCGATACCGTGGGTGGGGCAACCTTTGCCCAAAGTTTTCCCGCAGTTCGCGTCTATGGCGATCTCGTCACTATTCTGTCTCCCGCCGCTGATACTAACTGGAAAATTGCCAGAGACCGGAATCTGAGCATTAGTTTAGAATTAATGCTCACGCCCATGGTGCAAGGTCTGGTGTATGCTCAACAAGATCAAGCCAAAATTCTCCAGCAGTGCGCTCGTTTAATTGATCGGGGAGACCTAAAAATCCATTTGGGAACTACTTTTGCCCTCAAAGATGCCGCAGCCGCCCATGAACTCCTAGAGAACGGCTCAATGATGGGCAAAATTGCCCTGTTGATTGAAGAATAG
- a CDS encoding M16 family metallopeptidase has translation MTVSLLSSLQSNRASRLQLSNGIVLLVVENAIADIVSSRWFLRSGCSCDPPEKAGIANLVASLLTKGTPDFSWSDIAEQIESVGASCGADAAADYFLMSLKTVSGDFVPLFKLVAQLMRSPTFPLEQIQLEKRLVLQSIRQSQEQPFSLAFKGLREAMYGDHPYGKSTLGTLESVERITQNDLQAFHKAHFRPDNLVISICGRINVSEAVSLVEDILGDWEAPEKPIPQAPFPPFNLDRMSGISPVIQPQDTQQSIVMVGYPGAPVKSPDYAVLKLLNTYLGNGLSSRLFVELREKRGLAYDVSAFYPTRQDLSQFVVYMGTAPSNTEIAITSLQEEVERLSETSLTLDDLSTSKNKLLGQYALGKQTNSQIAQILGWYETIGLGIEFDDHFQETIAQVTLDQAQAISKIYLTSGCLSIVGPEQVVGENNIVDSINSET, from the coding sequence ATGACAGTTAGTCTTCTCTCTTCACTTCAATCGAATCGAGCCTCTCGCTTGCAACTGAGCAATGGTATTGTGCTGTTAGTGGTAGAAAATGCGATCGCCGATATTGTTTCGAGTCGTTGGTTTTTGCGCTCTGGATGCAGTTGCGATCCTCCGGAAAAAGCAGGTATCGCTAACTTAGTCGCCTCCTTGCTCACCAAAGGAACCCCGGACTTTTCTTGGTCAGATATTGCCGAACAAATTGAGTCGGTGGGAGCAAGCTGTGGTGCAGATGCAGCCGCAGATTATTTTCTCATGAGTCTGAAAACCGTTTCTGGGGATTTTGTGCCTTTATTTAAGTTAGTCGCCCAGTTGATGCGATCGCCCACTTTTCCCCTAGAGCAAATACAATTAGAAAAGCGCCTAGTTTTACAAAGTATTCGCCAATCCCAAGAACAACCGTTTTCCTTAGCGTTCAAAGGCTTGCGCGAAGCCATGTATGGGGATCATCCCTACGGAAAATCGACTCTGGGAACCCTAGAAAGTGTTGAGCGCATTACCCAGAACGATTTACAAGCCTTCCATAAAGCCCATTTTCGTCCCGATAACTTAGTCATTAGCATCTGTGGACGGATTAATGTATCAGAAGCTGTTTCCTTAGTTGAGGATATCTTAGGCGATTGGGAAGCACCAGAAAAACCCATCCCTCAAGCGCCTTTTCCACCCTTCAATCTCGATCGGATGTCTGGGATATCTCCTGTCATTCAACCCCAAGACACCCAACAATCCATTGTCATGGTCGGCTATCCAGGCGCACCGGTCAAGAGTCCAGATTATGCCGTGTTGAAATTGCTCAATACTTATTTAGGTAATGGCTTATCGAGCCGCTTGTTTGTGGAATTGCGGGAAAAACGGGGATTAGCCTATGATGTTTCCGCCTTTTATCCCACTCGTCAAGATTTGTCCCAGTTTGTCGTATATATGGGGACTGCTCCGAGTAATACGGAAATTGCCATTACTTCCCTACAAGAAGAAGTCGAGCGCTTAAGCGAAACGTCCCTAACCCTAGATGACTTGAGTACGAGTAAAAATAAACTGCTGGGGCAATATGCATTAGGCAAACAAACCAATTCCCAGATTGCCCAAATTTTGGGATGGTATGAAACCATTGGGTTAGGAATTGAATTTGATGACCACTTTCAAGAAACGATTGCTCAAGTGACCCTTGACCAAGCCCAGGCTATTTCTAAAATTTATCTTACTTCTGGCTGTCTGTCGATTGTTGGCCCTGAACAAGTCGTTGGTGAAAACAATATCGTTGATTCGATTAACAGTGAGACATAG
- a CDS encoding Uma2 family endonuclease, whose product MVMTVGQVYTQDLIGEHRVTLPGLNWQNYQQILQALPERRGARLTYDCGVLEITVPSEYHEFCLRLIERFILILIYEMGMKIKTMGSTTINRESLDRSSEPDCAYYIQHQSQVAGRPVNFEVDPPPNLVVEVDITHTDIDKNQFYASLGVLELWRYNGKEWRIYQLQGEVYEECDRSPLFPWVKKAYLYNFLAEAQKDEMEAEKTLRDFVCQNIKRDNG is encoded by the coding sequence ATGGTCATGACTGTAGGGCAAGTATATACCCAAGACCTCATCGGGGAACATCGGGTCACCTTACCGGGTTTGAACTGGCAAAACTATCAACAAATCCTTCAGGCGCTACCTGAACGTCGAGGGGCACGTTTAACCTATGATTGTGGCGTTTTAGAAATTACAGTGCCCTCCGAATACCATGAATTCTGCCTACGACTGATTGAACGCTTTATTCTGATTTTGATCTACGAAATGGGGATGAAAATTAAAACTATGGGATCGACGACCATAAACCGTGAATCCCTAGACCGTAGCTCTGAACCGGATTGTGCTTACTATATTCAACATCAGTCTCAAGTGGCTGGTCGTCCGGTCAATTTTGAGGTCGATCCTCCCCCCAATTTGGTGGTCGAAGTAGACATTACCCACACGGATATTGATAAAAATCAGTTCTATGCCAGCTTAGGAGTGTTGGAGTTGTGGCGCTATAACGGGAAAGAGTGGCGGATTTATCAACTGCAAGGGGAAGTTTATGAAGAGTGCGATCGCAGCCCCCTATTTCCTTGGGTAAAAAAAGCATATCTCTATAATTTCTTAGCCGAAGCCCAAAAGGACGAGATGGAAGCAGAGAAAACCCTTCGCGACTTTGTGTGCCAGAATATTAAAAGGGATAATGGTTAA
- a CDS encoding carboxypeptidase M32 translates to MATLKSTTPQLEELKTRVTEIYDINAAVSVLYWDQSTYMPSGGAGARGRQMALLRQIAHQKLTDPSLGKLLADLQTQEKTWDYSSPEASLIRLTYRNYQRAIQVPGDFVAQFSAHRSRCYEAWAKAKEEDNFALVQAELEKNLDFTRQYANFFSGYDHIADPLIEEVDYGMTTATLRPLFAQLRKELVPLVEAISSCPPLDVSCVQQGFDRQKQLQFTLNLLRQVGYDFYRGRQDESLHPFTTSFSIGDVRITTRVRENDLTEALFSTIHEMGHAFYEQGLDRTLEGTPLAEGTSAGVHESQSRLWENLVGRSPEFWQYFYPQLQEMFPEELKPVSLDTFYRAINRVERSLIRTDADEVTYNLHVMIRFDLELELLEGSLEVRDLPDAWNARYQSDLGVCPPSDRLGVLQDVHWYTSTLGAMFQCYTLGNIMSAQIYQAALQDLPHLKDNIAQGDFAPLQNWLIDHIYQFGSVYTPLELMQNVTGSDLKITPFLDYIQQKYRQLYDF, encoded by the coding sequence ATAGCAACCCTGAAGTCTACAACTCCTCAATTAGAAGAACTAAAAACGCGGGTCACCGAGATCTACGATATTAATGCGGCTGTTTCCGTACTCTATTGGGATCAATCGACCTATATGCCCTCTGGAGGGGCTGGTGCGAGGGGACGACAGATGGCCCTCTTGCGCCAAATTGCTCATCAGAAGTTGACCGATCCTAGCTTAGGAAAGTTGTTAGCGGATTTACAGACTCAGGAGAAAACCTGGGATTATAGTTCCCCAGAAGCAAGTTTGATTCGCCTCACTTATCGGAATTATCAAAGAGCGATCCAAGTACCTGGGGATTTTGTGGCTCAGTTTTCGGCCCATCGCAGTCGATGTTATGAAGCGTGGGCTAAAGCTAAGGAAGAAGATAATTTTGCTCTAGTGCAAGCGGAGTTAGAAAAAAACCTAGATTTCACTCGCCAGTATGCGAATTTTTTTTCTGGCTATGATCATATTGCCGATCCATTAATTGAAGAGGTTGATTATGGGATGACGACGGCAACGCTGAGGCCGTTGTTTGCCCAGTTGCGTAAGGAGTTAGTCCCTTTGGTAGAGGCGATCTCCTCTTGTCCTCCACTCGATGTCTCCTGTGTACAACAAGGGTTCGATCGCCAAAAACAATTGCAGTTTACCCTGAATCTCCTGCGGCAGGTGGGGTATGATTTTTATCGCGGTCGTCAGGATGAAAGCTTGCATCCGTTTACTACCAGTTTTTCCATCGGCGATGTGCGGATTACGACTCGTGTACGGGAGAATGATCTGACGGAGGCTTTGTTTAGTACGATCCATGAGATGGGCCATGCTTTCTACGAGCAAGGGTTAGATCGAACTTTAGAAGGGACACCTTTAGCAGAAGGGACATCCGCTGGAGTCCATGAAAGTCAGTCTCGACTGTGGGAAAATTTGGTCGGGCGATCGCCAGAATTTTGGCAGTATTTTTATCCCCAATTGCAAGAAATGTTCCCAGAGGAACTGAAACCGGTGTCCTTAGATACGTTTTATCGAGCGATCAACCGGGTGGAGCGATCTCTCATTCGTACGGATGCGGATGAGGTTACTTATAATCTTCATGTGATGATTCGTTTTGATCTCGAATTAGAGTTATTAGAAGGATCGTTAGAAGTACGCGATCTTCCTGATGCTTGGAATGCTCGCTATCAGTCCGATCTGGGCGTGTGTCCGCCGAGCGATCGCCTGGGTGTACTTCAGGATGTTCATTGGTATACCTCGACGCTAGGAGCCATGTTCCAATGCTACACTTTGGGAAACATCATGAGCGCTCAAATTTATCAAGCCGCTCTCCAGGATCTTCCTCACCTTAAAGACAACATTGCCCAAGGTGATTTTGCCCCTTTACAGAACTGGTTAATCGATCATATCTATCAATTTGGCAGTGTCTATACTCCACTAGAATTAATGCAAAACGTCACAGGTAGCGATCTGAAAATCACCCCATTTTTGGATTACATTCAGCAGAAATATCGGCAGTTGTATGATTTCTAA
- a CDS encoding Nif11-like leader peptide family natural product precursor, with product MSKEEVIRFLHEVMDNEKPEHQDLREALEEATNPETFIQIVNKEGYDFEIAELEEVAHEQGEAKGITIRRPTGVWHWLRNVNWLDRTKTTSP from the coding sequence ATGTCTAAAGAGGAAGTAATACGGTTTTTGCACGAGGTGATGGACAATGAAAAGCCGGAACATCAAGATTTACGCGAAGCGTTGGAAGAAGCGACTAACCCAGAGACATTTATCCAAATCGTAAATAAAGAGGGATACGACTTTGAAATAGCTGAACTCGAAGAAGTAGCCCATGAACAGGGTGAAGCTAAAGGGATTACCATTCGTCGGCCAACGGGCGTGTGGCATTGGTTACGCAATGTCAATTGGCTCGATCGCACGAAAACGACATCGCCTTGA
- a CDS encoding adenylate/guanylate cyclase domain-containing protein, with protein MIPRLSLSNQLSLRAVLIVPFIVQISAAVGITGYLSWRNGQQAVNQLAGQLRDEVTKRTQQHLTDYLQEPPQINQVNRQAVEAGKLDEDNVQQLQDHFWQQIQLFPRLRELYIGKPNGGYFAISREADQSLIVKEVLGEDDQIGRFYALSENGDRQNLIRETAPYDPRQRPWYQAALESRTGTWSDIYLFRYGALGITASELFLNADGSMGGVMAVDLVLSGMSEFLSTIEVSPSGKIFIIERSGLLVASSSTVPPFLLGAGGKNPQRLMARESSDRLIRETAEFLMQERQLESIEEVKQLNFGQSSDRSFVQVSPYQDNLGLDWLIVVVVPESDFMGQIYANTWRTIQLCSLALLIATGFGWMSAHWISEPIMQLIDGSQKLAKAALSRCNNDTLAQNVEVRGVQEVKILAHSFNQMASQLQESFAALERSNQELELRVEKRTADLRREREKSEELLLNILPEAIAEKLKQETQAIAEYFESVTILFSDIVGFTTLSARLAPIDLVNCLNEMFSSFDHLAEKHGLEKIKTIGDAYMMVGGLPIPQPDHAAAMAAMALDMQKVMQDFTLENGEALQIRIGIHTGPVVAGVIGVRKFSYDLWGDTVNTASRMESSGTAGRIHVSYQVYEVLKDRFQFEERGIISVKGKGEMKTYWLVQSYSALRFALGNRE; from the coding sequence ATGATACCCAGATTATCTTTATCTAATCAGCTTTCCCTGCGTGCCGTTTTGATTGTGCCTTTTATTGTGCAAATTTCCGCCGCTGTGGGAATTACTGGGTACCTATCTTGGCGTAATGGACAACAAGCAGTGAATCAGCTCGCCGGTCAGTTACGGGATGAAGTGACAAAACGAACGCAACAACATCTCACCGATTATCTACAAGAACCGCCTCAGATTAATCAGGTCAATCGTCAGGCAGTAGAAGCGGGCAAACTGGATGAGGATAATGTTCAGCAACTACAAGACCATTTTTGGCAACAAATTCAGCTTTTCCCGAGGTTGCGAGAACTCTATATTGGCAAACCCAATGGCGGTTATTTTGCCATTAGTCGAGAGGCGGATCAAAGCTTAATTGTTAAGGAAGTACTGGGAGAAGACGATCAGATCGGGCGCTTCTATGCACTCTCAGAAAACGGCGATCGCCAGAATCTCATTCGCGAAACGGCTCCCTACGATCCTCGCCAAAGACCCTGGTATCAAGCCGCACTCGAATCCAGAACCGGGACGTGGAGTGATATTTATTTGTTTCGTTATGGCGCTCTCGGCATTACCGCCTCTGAGTTATTTTTGAATGCTGATGGCAGTATGGGTGGCGTGATGGCGGTGGATTTGGTTCTCAGTGGCATGAGTGAGTTTTTATCCACTATTGAAGTCAGTCCCTCTGGCAAAATTTTTATTATCGAGCGATCCGGTCTTTTAGTCGCGAGTTCAAGCACTGTTCCGCCTTTTCTCTTAGGTGCAGGGGGCAAAAATCCACAACGATTAATGGCTCGTGAAAGTTCCGATCGCTTAATTCGAGAAACGGCTGAGTTTTTGATGCAGGAGAGACAGTTAGAGAGCATCGAAGAGGTAAAACAATTGAATTTTGGCCAGTCTAGCGATCGCTCCTTTGTGCAAGTTTCGCCCTATCAAGATAATTTGGGCTTAGATTGGTTGATTGTGGTGGTGGTTCCAGAGTCTGATTTTATGGGTCAAATTTATGCCAATACCTGGCGCACGATTCAACTGTGTTCCCTGGCTCTGCTCATTGCGACTGGGTTTGGATGGATGAGTGCCCATTGGATTAGCGAACCCATTATGCAGCTTATCGACGGCTCTCAGAAGTTAGCGAAAGCTGCATTAAGTCGTTGTAATAATGATACCTTAGCCCAGAATGTGGAAGTCAGAGGGGTGCAAGAGGTAAAAATCTTAGCCCACTCTTTTAATCAAATGGCTTCCCAACTTCAAGAGTCTTTTGCTGCCCTGGAAAGAAGTAATCAAGAATTAGAGTTACGGGTAGAAAAGAGAACCGCAGATTTGCGTCGAGAGCGAGAGAAATCAGAAGAATTATTACTGAACATTTTACCAGAGGCGATCGCAGAGAAACTAAAGCAAGAAACTCAGGCGATCGCCGAATACTTTGAATCGGTCACTATCTTATTTTCCGATATCGTCGGCTTTACCACCTTATCGGCTCGCCTAGCTCCCATTGATTTGGTTAATTGCCTGAATGAAATGTTTTCCAGTTTTGACCATTTAGCCGAAAAACATGGATTAGAAAAGATCAAAACCATTGGGGATGCCTATATGATGGTTGGCGGACTGCCTATCCCTCAACCCGATCATGCCGCAGCTATGGCAGCCATGGCATTAGACATGCAGAAAGTAATGCAAGACTTTACCCTAGAAAATGGGGAAGCTCTACAAATTCGCATTGGTATCCACACCGGACCGGTGGTGGCTGGAGTCATTGGAGTCCGCAAGTTTAGTTATGATTTATGGGGCGATACCGTGAATACAGCCTCGCGCATGGAATCTTCAGGAACTGCGGGTAGAATTCATGTCAGTTATCAGGTTTATGAGGTGTTAAAAGACCGTTTTCAGTTTGAAGAACGGGGCATCATTTCGGTAAAGGGCAAAGGAGAAATGAAGACCTATTGGTTGGTTCAGAGTTATAGCGCTTTGCGCTTTGCGCTAGGGAATAGGGAATAG
- a CDS encoding 2-phosphosulfolactate phosphatase family protein has product MKLFVYHTPELTPTDHLPECAIAVDVLRATTTIATALDSGAEAVQVFSDIQKLMDVSTEWPEDQRLRFGERGGAKVEGCDLGNSPLSCTPEVVKGKRIFMSTTNGTRALQRVEAAKSVITGALINRQSVVNYITSHEPESIWIVGSGWEGQFSLEDTVCAGAIAHSLLTEFPLSSAVSEVNDEVIAAIALYRQWQEDLVELLQQASHGKRLLSLNGIEDIEYCAQLDSVHVLPIQKEPGVLVSHH; this is encoded by the coding sequence GTGAAACTTTTTGTTTACCATACGCCCGAATTAACCCCGACTGACCATTTACCCGAATGTGCGATCGCTGTAGATGTTCTTAGGGCTACGACGACTATTGCCACAGCCCTTGACTCTGGCGCAGAAGCGGTACAAGTGTTTAGTGATATACAGAAACTGATGGATGTCAGTACGGAATGGCCAGAAGATCAACGTCTACGCTTTGGAGAGAGAGGAGGAGCAAAAGTTGAAGGATGCGATCTTGGCAATTCTCCCTTAAGTTGTACGCCAGAGGTGGTCAAAGGCAAGCGTATTTTTATGAGTACAACCAATGGAACTCGCGCTCTACAGCGGGTAGAAGCAGCAAAAAGCGTCATTACTGGAGCCTTAATTAATCGTCAATCAGTCGTCAATTATATTACCAGCCACGAACCAGAGAGTATCTGGATTGTTGGATCGGGATGGGAAGGGCAATTCTCCTTAGAGGATACCGTTTGTGCGGGGGCGATCGCCCATAGTCTGTTAACGGAATTTCCCCTGTCTTCTGCGGTTTCGGAAGTGAACGATGAAGTCATTGCTGCCATTGCCCTCTATCGCCAATGGCAAGAAGACTTAGTCGAGCTGCTCCAACAGGCTAGTCATGGTAAGCGACTACTGAGTTTAAATGGTATAGAAGATATTGAGTATTGTGCCCAACTCGATAGTGTACATGTTTTACCGATTCAGAAAGAACCTGGAGTTTTAGTCTCCCATCATTAA